The following proteins are encoded in a genomic region of Natrinema sp. DC36:
- a CDS encoding HdeD family acid-resistance protein: protein MNSITATTGDDEGYALENDWRPLAIAGGIVGLIGILAMAAPAVTGLSVSIALGALLVVGGIVHGVHAFTARGWRGSVWQTTLAAVSVLAGLAVLAAPAIALVTLTIALVAYLAIDGIAQLAMAVRMPGSRGRTSIAVSGVIALVLAGFLWVGFPATAAWAIGLLVGANLLVTGLSMVAVAMAARRPMDDVTPPATEPRGA from the coding sequence ATGAACAGTATCACAGCAACCACCGGAGACGACGAGGGCTACGCCCTCGAGAACGACTGGCGACCCCTCGCGATCGCGGGCGGGATCGTCGGACTGATCGGGATCCTCGCGATGGCCGCCCCGGCCGTCACCGGGCTCTCGGTGTCGATCGCGCTCGGCGCATTGCTCGTCGTCGGCGGCATCGTCCACGGCGTCCACGCGTTCACGGCGCGCGGCTGGCGCGGCTCGGTCTGGCAGACGACGCTCGCGGCCGTCTCGGTGCTCGCCGGACTGGCCGTCCTCGCGGCCCCCGCGATCGCCCTCGTCACGCTGACGATCGCGCTCGTAGCGTACCTGGCCATCGACGGGATCGCACAACTCGCGATGGCCGTGCGGATGCCCGGATCTCGCGGTCGAACCTCGATTGCCGTCAGCGGCGTCATCGCGCTCGTCCTGGCCGGATTCCTCTGGGTCGGTTTTCCGGCCACCGCGGCGTGGGCTATCGGCCTGCTCGTGGGCGCGAACCTCCTCGTGACCGGGCTCTCGATGGTGGCCGTCGCGATGGCCGCTCGGCGTCCGATGGACGACGTGACCCCGCCCGCGACCGAACCTCGCGGCGCGTGA